From Schizosaccharomyces pombe strain 972h- genome assembly, chromosome: II, the proteins below share one genomic window:
- the arf6 gene encoding ADP-ribosylation factor-like protein Arf6: MGNSLFKGFSKPFSRLFSNKEMRILMLGLDAAGKTTILYKLKLNQSVVTIPTVGFNVETVTYKNIKFNVWDVGGQDKIRPLWRHYFTGTKGLIFVVDSADSNRISEARQELHRIISDREMRDCLLLVLANKQDLPGALSPAQITDVLQLDKLKDRLWNVQPTCALTGDGLLEGLAWLSQNAKLK; encoded by the exons ATGGGCAATTCACTATTTAAGGGGTTTTCAAAGCCATTTAGTCGGTTGTTTTCTAACAAGGAAATGCGTATCTTAATGCTAGGTCTGGATGCAGCTGGAAAAACGa CTATCTTATACAAATTAAAACTCAATCAAAG TGTTGTCACCATTCCCACTGTGGGTTTTAACGTCGAAACAGTCACTTACAAAAACATCAAGTTTAACGTTTGG GATGTTGGAGGTCAAGATAAAATACGACCTTTATGGCGGCATTATTTTACTGGAACCAAAggattaatttttgttgttgACTCTGCCGACAGCAATCGTATATCAGAAGCTCGTCAAGAATTGCATCGCATTATTTCAGATCGTGAAATGCGGGACTGTCTTCTTTTGGTGTTGGCTAATAAACAGGATTTGCCTGGAG CTCTTTCACCTGCTCAAATTACCGATGTTTTGCAGCTAGACAAATTGAAGGATCGTTTATGGAACGTTCAGCCAACATGTGCTCTTACAGGAGACGGGCTGTTGGAGGGTCTGGCTTGGCTAAGTCAAAACGCAaagttaaaataa
- the cog3 gene encoding COG complex subunit Cog3, protein MFDQLEFYPAVNYEDNETQNDIKLPEVAKLENIETVHSISKERRDSLTEILNDSSSLPARPFSLPNPNNSTVEKQSLFPFEEKMNPIWIISRPTFSIEQDAEKKINELQTFTNIIDQILGQTNNIESTLLSMKEKFESSEKKLSEFSEMCENLSTDEMRFSEIADGIRKGLTIFAPLKELTRVFRHPPPDFAGKVSFKEHITQLNTCIMFLEENLDFQESPHYLGQYKKLLSQAMDIFKPYFIRIIKQTTDQVLKDSKKMDVHKQLHSSLFYARFSAVGHNLCPTITELCKLCSKESLDAFLPAFYDVYFQCRTRLLKPVLDYHLKSFFMEKSISSYIQKSLALLQLTFFDENKLFREILIMDDFRFMHYWNNLCQSFFENSRSLILHEKNLTELCEVCSYIQSFQNAILEGEREDVDKKVVEFLNPLVLELQERLLFVVQTAIETDIQRYSPTEEDLNPIADDKSLLFDLEKLRLNNDEEKLDPDVPQKLAMAQGWYPVVQKSLIILSKIYRLVNSQVFDEIALELVHSCIRSLVDAYRYFSRNNDKQLARLFLIKNFLVLKDQLNSFDIHYACIEAGVDLRKVWDSVREWRSNLRGVLQLVYETFPKFITNAVDTRQELNQQLRVAVNGYIETAVIHYTECLSIGNLESITEFQNRIQKFPELRQQISLYLSETWIIELFLQAIREEVVSKFQNFYESIVANEDITGSDHNKSGTTSLKHLNEYVEDIYSVMS, encoded by the exons ATGTTTGATCAGTTGGAGTTTTATCCTGCTGTCAACTATGAGGATAATGAAACTCAAAATGATATAAAA CTACCCGAAGTCGCCAAACTTGAAAATATCGAAACAGTGCATTCCATTTCTAAGGAAAGACGCGACTCTTTAAcggaaattttaaatgattCTTCAAGCTTACCGGCACGTCCGTTTTCTCTGCCTAATCCCAATAATTCAACCGTAGAAAAGCAGTCGTTATTTccatttgaagaaaagatgAACCCCATATGGATAATTTCTAGACCTACTTTCTCTATTGAGCAAGACgcggaaaaaaaaattaatgaactTCAAACGTTTACAAACATTATTGATCAGATATTGGGTCAGACTAATAACATTGAGTCAACATTGTTAtcaatgaaagaaaagtttgaaaGTTCTGAAAAAAAGCTGAGTGAATTCTCTGAAATGTGTGAGAACCTTAGTACAGATGAG ATGCGGTTTTCCGAAATAGCCGATGGCATAAGAAAAGgattaacaatttttgcTCCTTTGAAAGAGCTTACTCGAGTTTTTCGGCATCCACCTCCTGACTTTGCTGGCAAAGTTTCCTTTAAAGAGCACATTACTCAATTAAATACTTGCATCATGTTCcttgaagaaaat TTGGATTTTCAAGAAAGTCCGCATTACCTTGGTCAATACAAGAAACTGCTATCTCAAGCGATGGATATATTTAAACCGTATTTTATACGGATAATTAAACAAACTACTGATCAAGTGCTAAAggattccaaaaaaatg GATGTTCACAAACAGCTTCATAGTTCACTCTTCTACGCCCGATTTAGTGCTGTAGGTCATAACCTTTGCCCCACTATCACTGAATTATGTAAATTATGCTCTAAAGAAAGTTTAGATGCTTTTCTTCCTGCTTTTTATGATGTCTATTTTCAATGCCGCACGCGGCTTCTGAAACCTGTACTGGATTAtcatttgaaaagtttttttatggAGAAATCCATTTCAAGCTAT ATCCAAAAATCACTTGCTCTTTTACAacttactttttttgatgaaaataaGTTATTCCGTGAAATTCTTATCATGGATGATTTTCGATTTATGCATTATTGGAATAATCTTTGTCaaagcttttttgaaaatagtcgttcattaattttgcaTGAAAAAAACCTTACCGAACTTTGCGAGGTGTGTTCTTATATCCAATCATTTCAAAACGCCATTTTAGAAGGGGAAAGGGAGGACGTTGATAAAAAGGTCGTTGAATTTCTTAATCCTCTTGTACTTGAGTTGCAAGAGCGTCTTTTATTTGTGGTACAAACTGCCATTGAAACCGATATTCAACGATATTCCCCTACGgaagaagatttaaatCCTATTGCAGATGACAAAAGTTTGCTCTTCGACTTAGAAAAGTTACGCTTGAataatgatgaagaaaagctAGACCCCGATGTTCCACAAAAACTTGCTATGGCTCAAGGCTGGTATCCGGTAGTacaaaaatctttaattattttgtcGAAAATCTATCGATTGGTGAAT TCTCAAGTATTTGACGAGATAGCCCTTGAACTCGTGCACTCCTGCATTCGTTCCTTGGTAGATGCGTACCGCTATTTTAGCCGGAACAATGATAAGCAGTTAGCAAGGCTTTTTctaatcaaaaattttttggttttaaaaGACCAGTTGAACTCATTCGATATACATTATGCTTGTATTGAAGCTGGCGTTGATCTGCGAAAAGTATGGGATAGTGTTCGTGAATGGCGTTCTAACTTGAGAGGCGTCTTACAACTTGTTTACGAAACGTTTCCtaaatttattacaaaTGCCGTAGATACCAGGCAGGAACTTAACCAGCAGTTACGTGTAGCAGTAAATGGGTATATCGAAACTGCAGTTATACATTACACGGAATGCTTAAGTATCGGAAACCTCGAAAGCATAACCGAGTTTCAAAATCGAATTCAAAAGTTTCCTGAGTTGAGACAGCAAATCTCACTCTACCTTTCAGAAACGTGGATCATCGAACTGTTTTTGCAGGCTATTCGAGAAGAAGTTGTCagtaaatttcaaaatttttacgaATCAATAGTTGCAAATGAAGATATTACAGGAAGTGACCACAATAAGAGTGGAACAACTTCGTTAAAGCATTTAAATGAATACGTTGAAGATATTTACTCCGTTATGAGTTGA
- the fmd1 gene encoding glutathione-dependent formaldehyde dehydrogenase has protein sequence MSFEGKTITCKAAVAWGAKEPLSIEDIQVAPPKAHEVRVKVDWSAVCHTDAYTLSGVDPEGAFPIVLGHEGAGIVESIGEGVINVRPGDHVILLYTPECKECKFCRSGKTNLCSKIRETQGRGLMPDGTSRFSCRDKTLLHYMGCSSFSQYTVVADISLVAISHSAPLRSICLLGCGVTTGFGAVTHSAKVESGSTVAVVGCGCVGLAAMQGAVAAGASRIIAIDINADKEVYAKKFGATDFIDSSKVKDLVQYVIDVTDGGVDYAFDCTGNVTVMQQELQFCHKGWGKLCVIGVAAAGKTLDFRPFLVVTGRQVLGSAFGGVKGRSELPNFVDEYMQGHFKVDEYITNEEPLKNINKAFDHMHEGKCIRCVVDMNKP, from the exons ATGTCTTTCGAAGGTAAAACGATCACTTGCAAG GCAGCCGTAGCTTGGGGTGCAAAGGAACCTTTATCTATAGAGGA TATTCAGGTTGCCCCTCCAAAAGCTCATGAGGTTCGTGTGAAAGTCGATTGGAGTGCTGTTTGTCACACAGATGCTTACACGCTGTCTGGTGTAGATCCAGAAGGCGCATTCCCTATTGTTCTTGGTCATGAGGGTGCTGGTATTGTGGAAAGCATTGGCGAAGGGGTTATCAACGTGCGTCCTGGAGACCATGTTATTTTGCTATATACTCCGGAATGTAAAGAGTGTAAATTCTGTCGTAGTGGTAAAACTAATTTGTGCTCCAAAATTCGTGAAACACAAGGTCGAGGTTTAATGCCTGACGGTACTAGTCGCTTTTCCTGTCGCGATAAAACGTTGCTTCATTACATGGGATGTTCTAGCTTTAGTCAATACACAGTTGTAGCTGATATCTCGCTTGTGGCTATTTCACACTCCGCACCTCTTCGCAGTATTTGCTTGTTGGGCTGCGGTGTCACAACTGGATTTGGTGCTGTGACACACTCTGCTAAGGTTGAGTCTGGTTCAACGGTAGCTGTTGTTGGATGTGGATGCGTAGGTCTCGCTGCAATGCAGGGTGCGGTTGCAGCTGGTGCTTCGAGAATCATTGCTATTGATATCAATGCAGATAAGGAAGTATATGCCAAGAAATTTGGTGCTACTGACTTTATCGATTCTTCTAAAGTTAAAGACCTCGTACAGTATGTTATTGATGTGACTGATGGTGGTGTTGACTATGCATTTGATTGCACTGGAAATGTCACTGTCATGCAGCAGGAACTTCAATTCTGCCACAAAGGTTGGGGTAAACTGTGTGTTATAGGCGTCGCCGCAGCTGGTAAAACCCTTGATTTTCGTCCATTCCTTGTAGTAACTGGTCGTCAAGTGTTGGGTTCAGCTTTTGGAGGAGTTAAAGGGCGTTCTGAATTGCCGAACTTTGTTGATGAGTACATGCAAGGCCACTTCAAAGTGGATGAATATATCACTAATGAAGAACCACTTAAGAACATAAACAAAGCTTTCGACCATATGCACGAAGGAAAGTGCATAAGATGCGTCGTGGATATGAATAAGCCATAA
- the acb1 gene encoding acyl-coenzyme A binding protein — translation MSSTFEQAAADVKELKETPNSDELLKLYALFKQATVGDNNTEKPGLLDLKGKFKWNAWEELKGKSKEDAASEYISFVDELKTKYGMK, via the exons ATGTCTTCTACTTTCGAGCAAGCTGCCGCTGACgttaaagaattaaagGAAACTCCTAACAGTgatgaattattaaag CTTTACGCATTATTTAAGCAAGCCACTGTTGGTGATAACAACACTGAAAAGCCAGGTCTCTTAGATCTTAAGGGGAAATTCAAATGGAATGCTTGGGAAGAACTTAAGGGAAAATCGAAAGAAGACGCTGCTTCTGAGTATATCTCTTTCGTTGATGAGCTTAAGACCAAGTATGGAATGAAGTAA